Proteins encoded within one genomic window of Hahella chejuensis KCTC 2396:
- a CDS encoding rhodanese-related sulfurtransferase encodes MSQYVICALYKFVALDNFEALRAPLLEVMEKNEVKGTLLLAREGVNGTVSGTREGMDALLAWLKSDPRLADLSYKESYDENIPFYRTKVKLKKEIVTMGVEGIDPKRVVGTYVKPQDWNALITDPEVLLIDTRNDYEVQIGKFKNAINPNTETFREFPDYVKSNLDPAKHKKVAMYCTGGIRCEKSTAYLKELGFEDVYHLEGGILKYLEDVPQEESTWEGECFVFDNRVAVDHSLNKGSYDQCHACRMPISAEDMQSEHYKKGVSCPHCYDKVSEDQLRRFAAREQQIELAKSRGEEHIGSEAAKAIKKRQAEKKLKRKNYHQHLTQGAE; translated from the coding sequence ATGTCACAGTATGTTATCTGTGCGCTGTACAAGTTCGTCGCTCTTGACAACTTCGAAGCGCTGCGCGCTCCATTGCTTGAAGTCATGGAGAAAAATGAAGTCAAAGGCACTCTGTTGCTGGCCCGCGAAGGCGTTAACGGCACGGTCTCCGGAACCCGCGAAGGGATGGATGCGCTGCTGGCCTGGCTGAAGTCCGATCCCCGCCTGGCGGACTTGAGCTACAAAGAATCCTACGATGAGAACATTCCGTTCTATCGCACCAAAGTCAAACTGAAGAAAGAAATCGTCACCATGGGCGTGGAGGGCATTGATCCGAAACGTGTGGTGGGCACTTATGTCAAACCGCAGGATTGGAATGCGTTGATTACCGATCCAGAGGTGCTGCTGATCGACACCCGTAACGATTACGAAGTGCAAATCGGCAAGTTTAAGAATGCGATCAACCCAAATACGGAAACATTCCGTGAGTTTCCAGATTATGTCAAAAGTAATCTTGATCCGGCCAAGCACAAAAAAGTGGCGATGTATTGCACCGGCGGCATCCGCTGTGAGAAATCCACCGCTTACTTGAAAGAGCTGGGCTTTGAGGATGTCTATCACCTGGAAGGCGGCATTCTGAAGTATCTGGAAGACGTGCCCCAGGAAGAATCAACCTGGGAAGGCGAGTGCTTCGTTTTTGATAACCGGGTGGCGGTGGATCACAGTCTCAATAAAGGCAGCTACGACCAGTGCCACGCCTGTCGTATGCCGATCAGCGCGGAAGATATGCAGAGCGAGCATTACAAGAAAGGCGTGAGTTGTCCTCACTGTTACGACAAGGTCTCCGAAGACCAACTTCGCCGTTTCGCAGCGCGAGAGCAGCAGATTGAGCTGGCCAAGTCGCGCGGAGAAGAGCACATTGGCTCCGAAGCGGCCAAAGCCATCAAGAAGCGTCAGGCTGAGAAAAAGCTGAAACGCAAAAACTATCATCAGCATCTGACCCAAGGCGCTGAATAG
- a CDS encoding chaperone modulator CbpM, producing MTRKTIVSTVEVLGQSDTYTLRELCERGGVNAEFIIELVSYGVIAPVEERPAHQWQFDTLALARLSRAMRLQRDLQLNLPGLAMSLDLLDEVNELRREVARLNQQLSRLIAD from the coding sequence ATGACGCGTAAAACTATCGTCAGCACGGTGGAAGTGCTTGGTCAAAGCGACACCTACACGTTGCGCGAATTATGCGAGCGCGGCGGCGTCAACGCCGAGTTCATTATCGAGCTGGTCAGTTATGGCGTCATCGCGCCCGTGGAGGAACGGCCCGCCCACCAATGGCAGTTCGATACCCTGGCGTTGGCGCGGTTGAGCCGGGCAATGCGCTTGCAGCGGGACCTGCAACTCAACCTGCCCGGGCTCGCCATGTCATTGGATTTATTGGACGAGGTCAACGAGCTCAGACGCGAAGTCGCGCGACTGAACCAGCAACTCAGCCGCCTGATTGCGGATTAA